A genomic segment from Flavobacterium sp. 9R encodes:
- a CDS encoding FdtA/QdtA family cupin domain-containing protein, giving the protein MFSVEECKIIELPKIHNEAGNITVVENKETIPFDVKRVYYLYDVPMGSERGGHGHYILQQYIVALSGSFTFVLDDGVNTKEVFLNDPSKALYIKPGIWREIKDFSSGSICLVLGSDVYSEEDYVRDYDEFLKYRKG; this is encoded by the coding sequence ATGTTTAGTGTAGAAGAATGTAAAATAATAGAATTGCCTAAAATACATAATGAAGCTGGTAATATAACTGTTGTTGAAAATAAAGAAACTATTCCGTTTGATGTTAAAAGGGTTTATTATTTATACGATGTTCCGATGGGATCAGAAAGAGGTGGCCATGGGCATTATATATTGCAACAGTATATTGTTGCTTTGAGTGGGTCTTTTACTTTTGTATTGGATGATGGAGTGAATACAAAAGAAGTTTTCTTGAACGATCCGTCAAAAGCATTGTACATAAAGCCGGGTATATGGAGAGAAATTAAAGATTTTTCAAGCGGAAGTATATGCTTGGTTTTGGGTTCTGATGTTTATTCTGAAGAGGATTATGTAAG
- a CDS encoding FdtA/QdtA family cupin domain-containing protein, giving the protein MTCKILEFPKIHDPRGNLSFFEYPNQLPFEIARTYWIYDVPGGEIRGSHAFKEQQEIIVAISGSFDVVLHDGEKEVKFSLNRSYYGLYIPKMVWRRMENFSTNSLALIVSDKKYEEKDYLRNFEKFKSLKNV; this is encoded by the coding sequence ATGACTTGTAAAATATTAGAATTTCCAAAAATTCACGACCCAAGAGGAAATTTATCTTTTTTTGAATATCCAAACCAATTGCCATTTGAAATAGCAAGGACCTATTGGATTTATGATGTTCCAGGTGGAGAAATACGTGGTAGTCATGCCTTTAAAGAACAACAAGAGATTATTGTTGCAATATCCGGAAGTTTTGATGTTGTGCTTCATGATGGGGAAAAAGAGGTGAAGTTTTCTTTGAATCGGTCGTATTATGGACTCTATATTCCAAAAATGGTTTGGAGAAGAATGGAAAATTTTTCGACTAACTCTTTGGCTTTAATCGTTTCTGATAAAAAATATGAAGAAAAGGATTATTTGAGAAATTTTGAGAAATTTAAAAGTCTAAAAAATGTTTAG
- a CDS encoding glycerophosphodiester phosphodiesterase family protein encodes MKYLFYFFILFVVFSCDGSGNAESDSLIESFPETISSGWYQKGKDSIRIIAHGGASAYEPFNSIPAFKKAFELNSDGIELDLMNSKDDSLMVFHDLNTERFTGANYNIVDTKFEKLRTLDIGKGEKMPFLNEVFKILPPGKKIYLEIKWWQDPTARKNARLIEKLIDQIEKSGRINDCVVVCLDINYLIKIKLRKPELNLFWINYDVENCKKTGDLLSKYNLQGCNILYSIINLELSNSLVARNKFLFAWTINDGALALDLCKKYKINGIFTDKPDVIRNSLSKLMK; translated from the coding sequence TCTGATAGTTTAATAGAAAGTTTCCCAGAAACTATATCAAGCGGGTGGTACCAAAAGGGAAAAGACTCTATTAGAATAATTGCTCATGGCGGGGCATCTGCTTATGAACCATTTAATTCGATTCCTGCTTTTAAGAAAGCTTTTGAGCTGAATTCTGATGGAATTGAACTTGATTTAATGAACTCAAAAGATGATTCATTAATGGTTTTTCATGATTTGAATACTGAAAGATTTACTGGAGCTAATTATAATATAGTTGATACAAAATTTGAAAAACTTAGGACTTTAGATATTGGTAAAGGCGAGAAAATGCCATTTTTGAATGAAGTTTTCAAAATTTTGCCACCAGGAAAAAAAATTTATTTAGAGATTAAATGGTGGCAAGATCCTACTGCAAGAAAAAATGCTCGTCTAATAGAAAAGTTAATTGATCAAATTGAAAAAAGCGGCAGAATTAATGATTGCGTTGTTGTTTGTCTTGACATTAATTATCTAATAAAAATAAAATTAAGGAAACCAGAATTAAATTTGTTTTGGATTAATTATGATGTTGAGAATTGCAAAAAGACAGGAGATCTTTTGTCGAAATATAATTTACAGGGATGTAATATTCTATACTCGATAATTAATTTGGAACTTTCCAATAGTTTAGTCGCCAGAAATAAATTTCTTTTTGCTTGGACAATTAATGATGGTGCTTTAGCTTTGGATTTATGTAAAAAATATAAAATAAACGGAATTTTTACTGATAAGCCAGACGTTATAAGAAATTCTTTATCTAAGCTAATGAAGTGA